One Gossypium hirsutum isolate 1008001.06 chromosome A11, Gossypium_hirsutum_v2.1, whole genome shotgun sequence genomic window carries:
- the LOC107924266 gene encoding serine/threonine-protein kinase MHK isoform X2, which translates to MERYKISEELGDGTCGSVFKAFNIETFEIVAVKKMKRKFYFWEECMNLREVKVLRKLNHPNIVKLKEVVRENNELFFIFEYMEHNLYQIMRERQEPFSEWEIRSFMSQMLQGLAHMHRNGYFHRDLKPENLLVTKDVLKIADFGLAREVSSMPPYTEYVSTRWYRSPEVLLQSSSYTPAIDMWAVGAILAELFTSSPIFPGESEIDQLYKICCVLGAPDWTSFPEATNISRLINISYSEILPTNLSDIIPNAGPEAVDLIMQLCSWDPLRRPTADQALQHPFFNVDARIPHPRLHDPLELRLNNMESKPNLELNLWDFDTEPDDCFLGLTLAVKPSVSKLEAVHNGSQRMEEDILFCPSLKDHPEQSVFWSLLTPDQNGIHTPVESSLSLSFSSIQHPPIGVPQSAGFAIASLQPNLPVRQNYWLWPHPSSKCADGICR; encoded by the exons GTTGCtgttaagaaaatgaaaagaaagttCTACTTTTGGGAAGAGTGTATGAATCTAAGAGAAGTTAAG GTCCTTCGTAAACTAAATCACCCTAATATTGTAAAGTTAAAGGAGGTTGTCAGGGAAAACAATGAACTATTCTTCATTTTTGAGTACATG GAACATAATCTTTACCAAATCATGAGAGAGCGGCAGGAACCTTTTTCTGAATGGGAGATACGCAGTTTCATGTCTCAGATGCTGCAAGGACTTGCTCACATGCATAGAAATGGATATTTTCATCGAGATTTGAAACCTG AGAACTTGCTGGTGACAAAGGATGTTCTGAAAATTGCGGATTTTGGACTGGCAAGAGAAGTATCATCAATGCCTCCTTATACAGAATATGTTTCTACTCGATG GTACCGTTCTCCAGAAGTCTTGTTGCAATCTTCCTCTTACACTCCTGCTATTG ATATGTGGGCTGTTGGTGCTATATTAGCGGAGCTTTTTACTTCATCTCCTATTTTTCCTGGTGAAAG TGAAATAGATCAACTGTACAAGATATGCTGTGTTTTGGGTGCGCCTGATTGGACTTCCTTTCCTGAAGCAACAAACATCTCTCGTCTAATCAATATTAGTTATTCAGAG ATTTTACCTACCAACCTATCAGATATCATTCCTAATGCCGGCCCGGAGGCTGTTGATTTAATCATG CAACTTTGTTCATGGGATCCATTAAGGAGGCCAACAGCAGATCAGGCATTGCAGCATCCTTTTTTTAAT GTGGATGCTCGCATTCCTCATCCACGACTGCATGATCCACTTGAGCTCAGGCTAAACAACATGG AGTCAAAGCCAAATCTTGAGTTGAATCTATGGGATTTCGACACTGAACCTGATGATTGTTTTCTGGGCCTGACGCTTGCTGTGAAACCAAGTgtttcaaaattag AGGCAGTCCATAATGGCTCTCAGCGAATGGAAGAG GATATACTGTTTTGTCCTAGTCTGAAAGATCATCCAGAGCAATCAG TTTTTTGGTCATTGCTTACTCCTGATCAAAATGGAATTCACACACCAGTTGAATCCTCCTTGTCTCTCTCATTTAG TTCGATTCAGCATCCACCAATTGGAGTTCCACAATCTGCTGGGTTTGCAATCGCATCATTGCAGCCTAATCTCCCAGTTCGTCAAAATTATTGGCTGTGGCCTCACCCTTCCAGCAAG TGTGCCGACGGTATATGCAGGTAA
- the LOC107924266 gene encoding serine/threonine-protein kinase MHK isoform X1 yields MERYKISEELGDGTCGSVFKAFNIETFEIVAVKKMKRKFYFWEECMNLREVKVLRKLNHPNIVKLKEVVRENNELFFIFEYMEHNLYQIMRERQEPFSEWEIRSFMSQMLQGLAHMHRNGYFHRDLKPENLLVTKDVLKIADFGLAREVSSMPPYTEYVSTRWYRSPEVLLQSSSYTPAIDMWAVGAILAELFTSSPIFPGESEIDQLYKICCVLGAPDWTSFPEATNISRLINISYSEILPTNLSDIIPNAGPEAVDLIMQLCSWDPLRRPTADQALQHPFFNVDARIPHPRLHDPLELRLNNMESKPNLELNLWDFDTEPDDCFLGLTLAVKPSVSKLEAVHNGSQRMEEDILFCPSLKDHPEQSVFWSLLTPDQNGIHTPVESSLSLSFSSIQHPPIGVPQSAGFAIASLQPNLPVRQNYWLWPHPSSKVRENVCDSRADARLW; encoded by the exons GTTGCtgttaagaaaatgaaaagaaagttCTACTTTTGGGAAGAGTGTATGAATCTAAGAGAAGTTAAG GTCCTTCGTAAACTAAATCACCCTAATATTGTAAAGTTAAAGGAGGTTGTCAGGGAAAACAATGAACTATTCTTCATTTTTGAGTACATG GAACATAATCTTTACCAAATCATGAGAGAGCGGCAGGAACCTTTTTCTGAATGGGAGATACGCAGTTTCATGTCTCAGATGCTGCAAGGACTTGCTCACATGCATAGAAATGGATATTTTCATCGAGATTTGAAACCTG AGAACTTGCTGGTGACAAAGGATGTTCTGAAAATTGCGGATTTTGGACTGGCAAGAGAAGTATCATCAATGCCTCCTTATACAGAATATGTTTCTACTCGATG GTACCGTTCTCCAGAAGTCTTGTTGCAATCTTCCTCTTACACTCCTGCTATTG ATATGTGGGCTGTTGGTGCTATATTAGCGGAGCTTTTTACTTCATCTCCTATTTTTCCTGGTGAAAG TGAAATAGATCAACTGTACAAGATATGCTGTGTTTTGGGTGCGCCTGATTGGACTTCCTTTCCTGAAGCAACAAACATCTCTCGTCTAATCAATATTAGTTATTCAGAG ATTTTACCTACCAACCTATCAGATATCATTCCTAATGCCGGCCCGGAGGCTGTTGATTTAATCATG CAACTTTGTTCATGGGATCCATTAAGGAGGCCAACAGCAGATCAGGCATTGCAGCATCCTTTTTTTAAT GTGGATGCTCGCATTCCTCATCCACGACTGCATGATCCACTTGAGCTCAGGCTAAACAACATGG AGTCAAAGCCAAATCTTGAGTTGAATCTATGGGATTTCGACACTGAACCTGATGATTGTTTTCTGGGCCTGACGCTTGCTGTGAAACCAAGTgtttcaaaattag AGGCAGTCCATAATGGCTCTCAGCGAATGGAAGAG GATATACTGTTTTGTCCTAGTCTGAAAGATCATCCAGAGCAATCAG TTTTTTGGTCATTGCTTACTCCTGATCAAAATGGAATTCACACACCAGTTGAATCCTCCTTGTCTCTCTCATTTAG TTCGATTCAGCATCCACCAATTGGAGTTCCACAATCTGCTGGGTTTGCAATCGCATCATTGCAGCCTAATCTCCCAGTTCGTCAAAATTATTGGCTGTGGCCTCACCCTTCCAGCAAG GTAAGGGAAAATGTCTGTGATTCTCGAGCAGATGCAAGGCTTTGGTAA